ATCAGAGGGAGATTGTACAATGGGGGATCTTCTTTATCATCTAACATTTTGTCTTTGCATAATCATATTCCATTTTACATCTTTTTGGTGGTTTTTTCACTAATTTACTAATCTAGTTTGATATGTTCACTACTACAGGATTTGTACTTGACCCATCTAAATGTAGTAAGTTGAGCATCGAGGAGAAGAGAGAACTTATACGTGAACTATCAAAATGGCCTGAGAGTGCTCCTGAGAAGTTGCAGACATGGAGTCGGCGTGACCTTTTAGAGATCCTGTGTGCAGAGATAGGAAAGGAGAGGAAGTATACTAGCTTAACAAAACAGAAGATGATCGAATACCTGTTCAGAGTTGTATCTGATAAAAATTCTGGAGAACATGCAAAAGACAGTGATTCGTCTCAGGTCCCATCTACACCTAGCCCTCAAACTCCATCGAAGAGACAGAGAAAGAATGAACATCCATCACGTTTGCCAATTATCACAAGCAACCTCCAACCAAGTGATGTTGAAGAAGCTCTTGAAAACATTAGATACTGCCAGAATTCAGCCTGCAGGGCTACTCTTAACGTACAAGATGCATTTTGTAAGCGTTGCTCATGTTGCATCTGTCGCAAATATGATGACAATAAGGACCCTAGCCTTTGGCTATTTTGTGGCTCCGAGGCTTTTTCTCAAGGTGACTTATGTGGTCTGTCTTGTCATCTCGAGTGTGCTCTTAAGCATGAAAGGACTGGTATCATGAAGAGCAGGCAGTGCACCACAAGATTGGATGGGAGCTACTACTGTACATACTGTGGAAAAGCTAATGACTTGCTTGGGTAAATTATTCAATgtaccatttaaaaaaaaaatgaatattgcATATTGAACTGCTCAGCATAGCTTCCTGAATTTGAGAGATCTCAGTCTGTCTGAGCCATGAcgtaattttcttttaatttgagAGATCTTAGATCATTAGCATCTAAGTAACTTTTCTTTTAAGTTGCCATGACGTAATTAATTGTCTTGTCTTCTTGGGTTCCTTGTTACTTGAAGGAATTGTGACACTGCAACATCAGTATATGTTATGGTTAGCTTAGCTAGTCTGTCAGTTTTAGGAGCAGATGACTTTCTGATGAGTTTGAtgcatttaaaatttctttattcTTCAGGATTATCTGAACGATGGATTCTTTCATTGTTTTTCCCCATCATTGATGACTGTTGATTAGTAACTAAAACTGGAACGAACAGTACATGTTTCTGATTCTACTTGAATAAATTGATAATTTTGGCTTTATACATTTTATCTCCCATGTGGGCAGATAGAGGTAAGCAAAACCTAGGAAAACTTTAAGGGTTTAGATCTATATCTAATATTGGATCTGCAGCTGTTGGTTAGAGAAATTTAAATGCTGGATCAATTGGTCTTCTTGTACATGCTTTTGATGTTTGTGAAACGCTGATGATCCATCTCCATGAGCAATGCATGACTTGAAATAGACCTAAATATGATTATACATTTCCTACATCAGTTAGCCTTATTACTGCACATGATAAAAGTTGTACAAGTTGTACCAAATTTTACAGCTCCATACTaccagcaagatactactgcagcGATTTTGTTAAATAGCCAAAAGTGCCATAGGTTTTACCTAGAGATAGGAGTTTAAGTGAAGTATTTAGTCTCGAATTATAATTTGTTAAGCAACACACAAGCATTGAGGTGTAATTTGGTCATTGAAAAGATGATTTGGTAAAGAAGAGAGGCAACATATGGATGTATGTGTTCTTATAAAGTGGAGAAACACATGATTGCCACTGTGGCCACTGGGACTGAATATACGAGCAAGAAGTGCTTATGAATGAGTATTCTGGAATACCATGCGGGAGTAAGTTTCTGCTAAGATATTCTCTTTTCACAAGTAGCAATTGCTATACAGTGTTAACTCTCTCAAATACAGATATAAATGGGACTTCTTTTTAATTTCTAAAATCTAAGATGGTACTTGATAAACTAAAGATTTCCATAATTTCTGTTTCTCTTTCTTCGGCTAGGAATGTTTAGTTTATGTTAGCATGTTGCTTTGATAAAGAATGTTGTTGCAAGGACAGATCCAGGCATGTATTTGTGATGAATCATCAACGATTATAACATCTATTTCAACTGTGTTTGTACTTTTCAAATGTCTTGTCTTGTTGATCTAGTTAAATGTGTCGATATTTTGCTACTGTTATACTTGTTTGGTCAACTTGATCTTTCCTAGTGAAGTTCTTTTAAGATATAAGGTTTATCTCATTATGGTTATCATATATTAGACATTGGCATGAACCATTTTTATGAAGTAAATCAGCTTTAGATTGTCTAGAGCAATCTTTGCTTCAGTGCTGATACCCATAGTAGAATAGAAACTCCTTTGTGATCACATGTTGGAACAATTGACTTTCAATGACGGTTCATTTTGTTCTTACCTTGACTTTTTTGTTCTTCAGATGCTGGAAAAAGCAACTCTTGATCGCAAAAGATGCACGACGAGTTGATGCATTATGTTATCGTATTTCTCTTAGTCATAAACTTCTCAGCCTAACTGAAAAGTATCAGAGTTTGCATGAGATAGTTGACACAGCACGGAAGAAACTGGAGGCAGAGGTTGGGCCTATCGATGATTTATCAAACATGGCACGTGGAATTGTTAACCGACTCTCTGTTGGTGCTGAAGTTCAAAGACTGTGTGCCCATGCAGTAGACTTACTAGATTCTATGCGTGGTAGTTCTTTGTCAGCTAATAGTCAACTTCAGCGTAAGCTTCACTAAGCTTCAAGTTTACTGAGCATTCTGGTATCTGTTTGGTTttgactgattttttttttttgtgaatttttattgccTACAGAAATTGGTACGGTATCCTCCAGCTTCATCAAATTTGAAGAGATATTACCAACATCTCTTACTGTGGCATTGGATATAGAGGATAACACACCATTAGCTCAAGAGCTAGCCGGTTTCACTTTGTGGCACCGAAAGACCGACAACCCAGAATACCCCAGGAAACCATCATTGTCTGTGTTTAAACCGAAGAAAAGGTTGCTATTAACAGAACTAATTCCAGCCACAGAATATATGTTCAAGGTGGTAGGCTTCAGCAAAATGCGGAACCTCTACACGTGGGAAGTTGGAGTAAAAACTAAAGCTATCTCTCTTGATGACTCTGTGGGTTTGGCACTGGAGACAACTGTATCAAACCCACATTGTCAAATCTCTAAAACAAACAGTAGTGGCTTGTCTAATCCCTTGGAGGGAGACGAATCCAATACCAAGAGTTCTGCATGTGCTGACTTGAATAAGTTGccggaaattgattttgatgattgtgaGAAGCCTCAGATTCTCGAGACAGAAAAATCATTCGATCATGCCCAGAAAGATAATAGCCACCAAAAGAGTGAATGTAAGGGCAGTATTAGTGGAGCAGAAGTTCTTGAGCCAGAGGATTCACATGGGCACTCTGATTCTGCATTAGATGAGGAGCCAAACTCAACCATTCCGATCGAGTCCACTAACTCTATGGAGAATAACCAGGCATCTGACATCCCGAAGTCGGATAATGAATCTAACACTCCTGTCATCAATGAGATGGTGATCGTACCATTTGGACAATCAGATCCCACCTTGCCTGCCACTCCTCCCTGCAGGTTGGAAACTGGAACAGAAGGTTCTGGAAGGTGCATTAAAGGGAACAGTGGTTTTAATATATTTGAGAAAGGCTCGTTGAATCCAGATGCCGAACCAGGAAGTTCATCCAAGAAAAGAGGTGGAGGAAAATTTGAGGGTATAAATATCAAGGATGGGTCGATGGAAGGGTTATATGAATACTGTGTGAAGGTCATTAGGTGGCTGGAATGCGAGGGGCACATCGAGAGCAACTTCAGGGTGAAGTTCTTGACTTGGTTCAGCCTGCGAGCAACTCCACAGGAGAGAAGAATTGTTAGTGTTTACGTTGATACGCTGATCGATGATCCCCCAAGCCTTGCAGGGCAGTTGGTGGACACCTTCTTGGAAGCGATCTGCAGCAAGAGGCCACCTCCAGCGCCAACAGGCTTCTGCACGAACCTTTGGCACTGAGGAAGCTATTGGACTCGATAATCAATGTGACAATTCTTTAGATGCAAATTATTGCATTAGTTATTCATCGGGCATGTATTCATGGGTCAGCAATTTCAGGTTAACTCATATTATTGCTTGTCCACAATTACAATTTATATGTACCTGACACATGAACAGAACTGTTTTGTTCCTCCTAATGCTCTTTTGTTCTCATGGCATTCTGTGGCACGGCTCTTTATCTTTGCAGAAACTTGATGCCCAAAGTTCATCAATGTCGAAAGAATCACTCTTTTGAAAGAATCTACATTGGATAAACTGGAGAAAAGGACTGCTTGgatgtttcttttgagtttgacgTTGATTCTTTGATCTTGTGGATGCACGTTTTTGCATGGTTCAACTGAGTGAATAGTAAACATGTATATTAAACATGCTTTTGGGAGCTGGTCTGATTCATGCGCAAGGCTTAATTCCCTGCTCATTTCAGCCTATACAATCTGGAGCAAGATGTTGCTCACACTCCTATACTGTTCTGTGTTGAGGCTTTTTATACGCGTGCACTTGGAGCAAGGTGGTGATAGCAATAAAATTACCACCACCACTTTCCTGTTATCCTCTTCCACATACTCACAATCACCATGGCCTACTTTTTCTCCTCTGTTTCGAACTTTAAGATGAAGACTAAAGACATcggcaatcacaaaagcatacaaAAGCCTTGGAAGACAGTAATCTAATACTCGTTAGATCCATGGAAGACAGTAATCAAATAATTCAACACATCTATTGATGAatggtttgtgtgtgtgtgttgatatATGTATCACAGAATCACATGTTATTCTCCTCGTGAGGTGAGGTTAATTTAATCACCTCTACCAGTGTTGGTTGCTAACATAGGTTAGCAAAGAAATGCAAAATTATTTGATACTTATATGAATAAGATGTGCAAACTATACACAACCACTCAGTCATGGATATTTATATGAATAAGAAGAAGTCGAACTATACCCGACCACTCAATTTGGTGGTGGTTTACGACGAGGATAATAATAACGACGGGACACGAACTAACGTCACCTGCTCCCGGGTAATGTCTCCTGGGTCACGTCGACCGAGGAGCTACGGCCTGTCTCGATCTGACTTGACAGCTTCTGGTCGAAGCAGACCAAAACGCCAACCGAAGCACGTCGCCATCCTGCAGGAGCctggtccttcacgccacgccaatgcCGGTGTCAGACATTATCCAAGGTATGACCCTGCTCCTTGCAAGCGTGCACATCAAGAAACGTTTACCTTCCTTATAAAAACCCTTGCGTTCAGAACAATAGGGGAGAGGAAAAAAAAACCCGGAGATTGtcgactgacttgatcgtcggaagggtcgagtcgagctctcccgacccgacccgtgtgcaggtacgaagacaGAGTGCCTCTCACCAAACGCCCTGGCGAGGTGTCCCATCACGGAGAAAACAGTGACCCCGTCGAGATCGGACCACCGTAGTCGGCTACCTCAACAGCCTCAAGGGTCATTCAGGAAGATCTCCAATCATTCGGACATGAACCCAGCCGTATTGGCCCGAGACCATGGCGCAAAGATGTTGACACTAACAGTGTGTATTCAGATCTTATTCTCATAAGTTGAGGTTTGAACTCTTATTCGCATAGGCGATGGTGTGTATTCAGATCTTATTCCCATAGGTTGAGATTCGAACTCTTATTCCCATAATTAGAATGTTCATATTGACATAATTAGAACACTAAATAAGATAACTATTGTAATAATCTAAATggaatcaaatatattttttccctCTCTCTTTCGTAATAATATAATTAGATTATTACGATAATCTAATCAGAACACTAAATCATACATAAtgagtcctctctctctctctctctcttctctatcTCTTTCAACAAACAGCTGTCAGCGCAACACCCACCTCTCATCATGTAGGTTGACAATTTTGTCGTTCTTGAGCCATTCCAGTTGAGATTATCTTGACAACCAATTCACTGCTCTGCCAACAGTTTCTCTAAGCATCATTCATGGCATTCTCATGCACAACATGAATCATTGAGGGATTAATGTGGCTTGGGACCCCATCTGCACCTGTATTTGGTCCTCCACCCCAAGTACTCACTCCTCCACCAAATCTTGGCCCCTCGGGAACACTTCTAAATAATTCCACCCAATGATCATCCCCTCCTCGGCACTTCACCCATGGCTGCTTGGGTCATCCACCATGTGCCATGGTTTCTCAGGCTCCACGGATGAGATGGTTCTGATGACCGGCACGCTCAGTGGCTGACCGCTGCTTTGCTCATCTCCTTCCATGACCATGTTATTTGGGTGTCGAGCATGAAAAagtagctctggtttcatcttccACCATTAAAGCCTTGTGTTGAGCGTGCTTTGTTGAGAACAGTGGCAGGGATGACGCCACCATTTCCTCTTAGAAAACTCCCACCTTCCCTCATGCAGTTTCATCATAATGTATTGCCACCTTGTCTCCTTCGGAAAGCTAAGCATCCTCCTCTGGTTGTGTGCAGTGATGGTGGACTGCTTTAGGAGTTCCTAAAGCATTTGCATctccctttcttcttcctcttcttctttgatcATCACCTGCATTTCGAGTGCAAGTGAGCAGAAGACAGAGTAGTAAGCATGCGTCTTAAACGCTTGCTGTCTCTTGGAATTGGTCGGAGGAGCAGAGGACAAGCGACCGCGGAGGAGAATGCCTCCCCTGTTCGTGAGAGCCAACCTATCCATCATCTGTTCGACGCGGAGCCACCTTGCAAGCCAACTTGGAGATGCTTCTCCCACGAGGAGATACATCGAGCAACTGGTGGCTTTCGCCAAGGTCTGCTGACTCCATGTTTCAGAGCGCTGTTACATGGGAAACTCCGGTGGATTCTCATCATCTTGTTGTTGTTTTGGTGGCGCTGGAGTTTGCAGAGAACCTGGTCGGGAGAGGCGGGTATGCCGAGGTGTACAGGGGAGTGCTCGAGGACGGGCAGGCGATCGCGGTGAAGAGGCTGACGAGGGCGTCGTCGGACGAGCAGAGGACCAAGGATTTCCTGACGGAGCTGGGCGCGGTAGGCCACGTCCGGCACCCCAACGTCTCCGCCCTCCTCGGATGCTGCGTCGACCGCGACCTCCATCTGATCTTTGAGTTCTCTTCACGCGGCTCCGTCTGCTCCAACCTCTACGGTAACGTGACATCGGGTGCGAAGCTGTTCGTGGAGAACGTCACACGCAGAACGTGGTCGAGCTTATGTGTACGCTATGTGCAGATGAAAGCTCTCCTCCCATGGCTTGGAAGCTGCGGCACGACATCGCCGTGGGCACTGCGAGGGGGCTCCATTACCTGCACAAGGGATGCCAGAGAAGGATCATCCACAGAGACATCAAGGCCTCCAACATCCTCCTCACCGCCAACTTCGAGCCTCAGGTAGCAGCACTCAGCTAACCTCGTTGCTACTTCTCCTCTCAATCTGTACGACGAATCCATCTCCTCCACCGCAGATCTCCGACTTCGGGCTCGCAAGATGGCTTCCAACGGAGTGGACACACCGCGCCGTGGCACGGGCACCGATAGAAGGGACGTTCGGGTACGAACTCCTCGAGAACATTCATGCAGGAGCGCAAGGTCTTTGATGCTCGCAGCAGCTAACGACGCTTGTGGTATCACCAGGTGCTTGGCGCCGGAATACTTCATGCACGGGATCGTTCACGAGAAGACCGATGTGTTTGCATTTGGCGTCTTCCTCTTGGAGATCATATCAGGAAGGAAACCAGTGGATGGATCTCACAACAGCTTGCTCAGCTGGGTCAGTGTCAGCTGCATCTGATAGATATCGGGAACATTTCAGAACTGCTACTGCTAACTTTGTTTCATACAGGCAAAACCTTATCTACGTGATGGCACTGTGCAAGCTTTGGTGGATGCAAGACTAGGAGATGAATACGACATTGATCAGCTGAGGAAGCTCACATTTGCAGCCTCCCTCTGCATCAGAACAACCCCAACACTGCGCCCTTCCATGACTGAGGTAAATTACTGTTGCTGGTCACATGAACAACAACTTTAGGATGAAAGAATCATGCCAAAAAGGCACTGAAAGATCATTGAAACCCACTAAAAATGTACTGAAGTGGACAGTAGAAGAACCTCGGAAGGAAGTAAAAGGTTTAGCAACACCAGGAAACTTGAGAAGATGCAGGTTTCATGGTAGATTGATTCTCTCTatcaaagttgcatttgtttagtTGGATGCCTAATTGAAGGCCAAACTACTGGTGACTTAGGAGGAATATATTGGTGACAGGTTGCTTTCTTCCTAACAATTCTGTCTGAGTCCGTCTCTGATTAGCTCTTAGGGTCATTCCCACATGTAGTGTTTTTGCTTGGTTTAGATTAGACAACTCCTAATGATGATAATCAAATGAATAATGGCAGGCATTGGACATACTAGAAGGCAGGAAGATATTGCAAGATCAGTGGAAGATgccagagggagaggaggaagaagaagagtcctGGGGCTTTGATGATCTGGACGACGTCGACGACGAATGTGATACTGCCTCATCATCTTCGTCAACATGGAGATCGCAATCATAGATTTGCTTAAGCACTCAATGCCATTGACCTAACACCATTGTAGTGAGAGAAAGTAATGATCATAACTACTCACTTATGCTGTGATGGTTATGTTGTCGATCTATCAGGTGTAGCAGGTCAAGGCATTTGGCACAAGTCAATAGACTGACTGCTGGTAATTTAGGGAGTAAATTAGATCGTGATGTAACAAGCCGACAAGCGACAGGAGATATTAATGCATGAGACTTCCACCGATGCAAGTCTTACTCCCAAAAACTCATATATATGAGAGTTCAATTGCCTGGCTATCTTAGATTCATCAGCTATGGTTGTGGAGCTTTGCCTTATTTGGAGAACCACAGGATCAGCTGAGATTAAGATTAGAAACAAGCGATGTTACCTAGGACTGAATTATCATCATGAACATACCTGAAACTAACAGATGCTGTGGAATAATTGGAAGGGACCAAGGAAATCTCCTTGGTTGGCCAAGGACTGAACTCAGCCAACCCGGGAAAGGAAGCATGACATCGAAATGGATGCCGAGGAAGGTGATGAAAGCCTTATCATTTCAGATACACGCCCATCTCTGTGTCGAAAGAAGACAAGGATCAGAAAACTACAACCTGCACCTGCTCTGTGTCTTATCAAGTGGGCAAAAACTATGAATCCAAACAGCTAGATAGTTTGTGTGATAATATTGAAAAATAGGAATCAGAATTCTAGATCTGAAGAGCAAAGATCAAAGTAAAATGATATGAAGATAATAGATTGAGAGAGGCCACTGGTTATCTTCTGCTATATATTTCAGATGTTTGCAGATATGAGAGCACCCATATTACTTCAGTTCATTCAAGTTTGCCAGAGGACTGATCTTTGATCTGTTCTTGATGACCTCTCTA
Above is a genomic segment from Musa acuminata AAA Group cultivar baxijiao chromosome BXJ3-4, Cavendish_Baxijiao_AAA, whole genome shotgun sequence containing:
- the LOC103980277 gene encoding probable receptor-like serine/threonine-protein kinase At5g57670 isoform X2 codes for the protein MRLKRLLSLGIGRRSRGQATAEENASPVRESQPIHHLFDAEPPCKPTWRCFSHEEIHRATGGFRQENLVGRGGYAEVYRGVLEDGQAIAVKRLTRASSDEQRTKDFLTELGAVGHVRHPNVSALLGCCVDRDLHLIFEFSSRGSVCSNLYDESSPPMAWKLRHDIAVGTARGLHYLHKGCQRRIIHRDIKASNILLTANFEPQISDFGLARWLPTEWTHRAVARAPIEGTFGCLAPEYFMHGIVHEKTDVFAFGVFLLEIISGRKPVDGSHNSLLSWAKPYLRDGTVQALVDARLGDEYDIDQLRKLTFAASLCIRTTPTLRPSMTEALDILEGRKILQDQWKMPEGEEEEEESWGFDDLDDVDDECDTASSSSSTWRSQS
- the LOC103980277 gene encoding probable receptor-like serine/threonine-protein kinase At5g57670 isoform X1, whose amino-acid sequence is MRLKRLLSLGIGRRSRGQATAEENASPVRESQPIHHLFDAEPPCKPTWRCFSHEEIHRATGGFRQENLVGRGGYAEVYRGVLEDGQAIAVKRLTRASSDEQRTKDFLTELGAVGHVRHPNVSALLGCCVDRDLHLIFEFSSRGSVCSNLYGNVTSDESSPPMAWKLRHDIAVGTARGLHYLHKGCQRRIIHRDIKASNILLTANFEPQISDFGLARWLPTEWTHRAVARAPIEGTFGCLAPEYFMHGIVHEKTDVFAFGVFLLEIISGRKPVDGSHNSLLSWAKPYLRDGTVQALVDARLGDEYDIDQLRKLTFAASLCIRTTPTLRPSMTEALDILEGRKILQDQWKMPEGEEEEEESWGFDDLDDVDDECDTASSSSSTWRSQS
- the LOC135635595 gene encoding VIN3-like protein 2 isoform X1 translates to MDPPFSGFVLDPSKCSKLSIEEKRELIRELSKWPESAPEKLQTWSRRDLLEILCAEIGKERKYTSLTKQKMIEYLFRVVSDKNSGEHAKDSDSSQVPSTPSPQTPSKRQRKNEHPSRLPIITSNLQPSDVEEALENIRYCQNSACRATLNVQDAFCKRCSCCICRKYDDNKDPSLWLFCGSEAFSQGDLCGLSCHLECALKHERTGIMKSRQCTTRLDGSYYCTYCGKANDLLGCWKKQLLIAKDARRVDALCYRISLSHKLLSLTEKYQSLHEIVDTARKKLEAEVGPIDDLSNMARGIVNRLSVGAEVQRLCAHAVDLLDSMRGSSLSANSQLQQIGTVSSSFIKFEEILPTSLTVALDIEDNTPLAQELAGFTLWHRKTDNPEYPRKPSLSVFKPKKRLLLTELIPATEYMFKVVGFSKMRNLYTWEVGVKTKAISLDDSVGLALETTVSNPHCQISKTNSSGLSNPLEGDESNTKSSACADLNKLPEIDFDDCEKPQILETEKSFDHAQKDNSHQKSECKGSISGAEVLEPEDSHGHSDSALDEEPNSTIPIESTNSMENNQASDIPKSDNESNTPVINEMVIVPFGQSDPTLPATPPCRLETGTEGSGRCIKGNSGFNIFEKGSLNPDAEPGSSSKKRGGGKFEGINIKDGSMEGLYEYCVKVIRWLECEGHIESNFRVKFLTWFSLRATPQERRIVSVYVDTLIDDPPSLAGQLVDTFLEAICSKRPPPAPTGFCTNLWH
- the LOC135635595 gene encoding VIN3-like protein 2 isoform X2, with amino-acid sequence MIEYLFRVVSDKNSGEHAKDSDSSQVPSTPSPQTPSKRQRKNEHPSRLPIITSNLQPSDVEEALENIRYCQNSACRATLNVQDAFCKRCSCCICRKYDDNKDPSLWLFCGSEAFSQGDLCGLSCHLECALKHERTGIMKSRQCTTRLDGSYYCTYCGKANDLLGCWKKQLLIAKDARRVDALCYRISLSHKLLSLTEKYQSLHEIVDTARKKLEAEVGPIDDLSNMARGIVNRLSVGAEVQRLCAHAVDLLDSMRGSSLSANSQLQQIGTVSSSFIKFEEILPTSLTVALDIEDNTPLAQELAGFTLWHRKTDNPEYPRKPSLSVFKPKKRLLLTELIPATEYMFKVVGFSKMRNLYTWEVGVKTKAISLDDSVGLALETTVSNPHCQISKTNSSGLSNPLEGDESNTKSSACADLNKLPEIDFDDCEKPQILETEKSFDHAQKDNSHQKSECKGSISGAEVLEPEDSHGHSDSALDEEPNSTIPIESTNSMENNQASDIPKSDNESNTPVINEMVIVPFGQSDPTLPATPPCRLETGTEGSGRCIKGNSGFNIFEKGSLNPDAEPGSSSKKRGGGKFEGINIKDGSMEGLYEYCVKVIRWLECEGHIESNFRVKFLTWFSLRATPQERRIVSVYVDTLIDDPPSLAGQLVDTFLEAICSKRPPPAPTGFCTNLWH